A region of Desulfolithobacter dissulfuricans DNA encodes the following proteins:
- the nusB gene encoding transcription antitermination factor NusB: MGLRRKSREIALQFLFEHDFQGLARTAEQVDTELERFVAWSLERLVTQGIFGCCNEPEILVPELRTLVQRLQAHADIDKQGDDQPLYGELRRFCVTVSEYYSLHELDESTRLSRQMKNELRSFCHQALVLLSSPALDQCGFDVAQLVEGLDHFQGCLQSLAQLFAYVRFLGQGVCRQFEDLDQQITTHSHNWRLERMSIVDRNILRIALLEMNASDDVPTRVAINEALEIAKHYSNPDSVAFINGILDAAAAE; encoded by the coding sequence ATGGGTCTTCGACGTAAATCCAGGGAAATAGCGCTCCAGTTTCTCTTTGAACACGATTTCCAGGGACTTGCCCGAACCGCTGAGCAGGTCGACACGGAACTGGAGCGGTTTGTCGCCTGGTCCCTGGAGCGGCTGGTGACCCAGGGCATCTTCGGCTGCTGCAATGAACCGGAAATTCTGGTTCCTGAACTGCGGACCCTGGTCCAGCGGCTGCAGGCCCATGCCGACATCGACAAGCAGGGTGATGACCAGCCCCTGTATGGTGAGCTGCGCCGCTTCTGTGTTACGGTCAGTGAGTACTACAGTCTGCATGAGCTGGATGAAAGCACCCGGCTCAGCCGGCAGATGAAAAACGAGCTGCGCTCCTTCTGCCACCAGGCCCTTGTTCTACTGAGTTCTCCGGCGCTCGACCAGTGCGGTTTTGACGTCGCGCAGCTGGTGGAGGGCCTGGACCATTTCCAGGGTTGCCTGCAATCGCTGGCCCAGCTCTTTGCCTATGTCCGCTTTCTTGGTCAGGGGGTCTGCCGCCAGTTCGAGGATCTCGATCAGCAGATTACCACCCACTCCCATAACTGGCGTCTTGAACGCATGTCCATCGTCGATCGCAATATCCTTCGCATCGCCCTTCTGGAGATGAACGCAAGTGACGATGTCCCCACCCGGGTCGCCATCAACGAGGCCCTGGAGATCGCCAAGCACTACTCCAACCCCGACTCGGTCGCCTTCATCAACGGCATTCTCGACGCCGCCGCGGCGGAATAA
- the ribH gene encoding 6,7-dimethyl-8-ribityllumazine synthase, translated as MANYFEGNLRGDGKKLGIIVARFNSFISEKLLEGAIDALVRSGVSDNDIDVARVPGAFEIPLVAQKMAKSGKYDAVITLGVVIRGATPHFDYVAGEVAKGTAQVMLDAGIPVLFGVLTTETIEQAIERAGSKAGNKGAEVAIAALEMIDLMDAI; from the coding sequence ATGGCCAATTATTTTGAAGGAAACCTGCGTGGCGATGGAAAGAAGCTTGGTATTATAGTTGCCCGCTTCAATTCGTTTATCTCGGAAAAACTGCTGGAAGGAGCCATTGATGCCCTGGTTCGCTCCGGGGTCAGCGACAACGATATCGACGTGGCCCGGGTTCCCGGAGCCTTCGAGATTCCACTGGTCGCCCAGAAGATGGCGAAATCAGGCAAGTACGATGCCGTGATTACCCTGGGCGTGGTTATCCGCGGGGCAACGCCGCATTTTGATTACGTGGCCGGTGAGGTGGCCAAGGGCACGGCCCAGGTCATGCTCGATGCCGGTATCCCGGTGCTTTTCGGTGTCCTGACCACCGAAACCATTGAACAGGCCATCGAACGGGCCGGTTCCAAGGCCGGTAACAAGGGAGCCGAGGTGGCTATTGCCGCCCTGGAGATGATCGACCTCATGGATGCCATCTGA
- a CDS encoding bifunctional 3,4-dihydroxy-2-butanone-4-phosphate synthase/GTP cyclohydrolase II, with the protein MAVSPIEEVIEDIKAGKMIILVDDEDRENEGDLCMAAEAVTPEAINFMATYGRGLICLAMSPDIIEQLQLPMMVQNNQSQYGTGFTISIEARTGVTTGISAADRARTIQAAVNPDAKPSDIVSPGHIFPLRAREGGVLVRTGQTEGSVDLARLAGMRTAGIICEIMNEDGTMARMPDLEKFAEKHGLKIATIADLVAYRLREDTLVHRAAEARLPTYHAGEFRVIAYKNDVDQHEHVALVKGEISPDEPVMVRVHSECLTGDVFGSARCDCGAQLHAAMRMVDQEGKGVILYMRQEGRGIGLVNKIKAYNLQDEEGLDTVEANVQLGFKPDLRDYGIGAQILRDLGVRKMRLLTNNPKKIVGLEGYGLEVVGRLPIEVVCEPENKEYLRCKRDKMGHILELYGEQS; encoded by the coding sequence ATGGCAGTCAGTCCCATTGAAGAAGTAATTGAAGATATCAAAGCCGGCAAGATGATCATCCTGGTTGATGACGAAGACCGGGAAAACGAAGGCGATCTCTGCATGGCCGCCGAAGCGGTGACCCCGGAGGCCATCAATTTCATGGCCACCTACGGCCGCGGGCTGATCTGTCTGGCCATGAGCCCGGACATCATCGAACAGCTCCAGTTGCCCATGATGGTGCAGAACAACCAGTCCCAGTACGGCACCGGGTTCACTATTTCCATCGAGGCCCGCACCGGGGTGACCACTGGTATCTCCGCAGCCGATCGGGCCCGTACCATTCAGGCCGCGGTTAATCCCGACGCCAAGCCCAGCGATATAGTCAGCCCTGGCCATATTTTTCCGCTGCGGGCCCGTGAGGGTGGGGTCCTGGTCCGGACGGGTCAGACCGAGGGCTCGGTAGACCTGGCCCGGCTCGCCGGCATGCGGACCGCGGGAATCATCTGCGAGATCATGAATGAAGACGGCACCATGGCCCGGATGCCGGACCTGGAGAAGTTTGCAGAGAAACACGGGCTCAAGATTGCCACCATCGCAGACCTGGTTGCTTACCGGCTGCGTGAGGATACCCTGGTGCATCGGGCTGCCGAGGCCAGGCTGCCTACCTATCATGCCGGCGAGTTCCGGGTTATAGCCTATAAAAACGATGTGGACCAGCATGAGCATGTGGCTCTGGTCAAAGGAGAAATCTCTCCTGACGAACCGGTCATGGTCCGGGTTCATTCCGAGTGTCTCACCGGCGACGTGTTCGGTTCGGCCCGGTGCGACTGCGGAGCCCAACTCCACGCCGCCATGCGGATGGTGGACCAGGAAGGCAAGGGGGTCATTCTGTACATGCGCCAGGAAGGGCGCGGTATTGGCCTGGTCAACAAGATCAAGGCCTACAATCTGCAGGACGAGGAAGGACTTGATACGGTGGAAGCCAATGTCCAGCTCGGCTTCAAACCGGACCTGCGGGATTACGGTATCGGGGCCCAGATCCTCCGTGATCTCGGGGTCCGCAAGATGCGGTTGCTGACCAACAATCCAAAAAAAATCGTAGGTCTGGAAGGGTATGGCCTGGAAGTAGTCGGCCGGTTGCCCATCGAGGTGGTCTGCGAACCGGAAAACAAGGAATACCTCCGCTGTAAGCGCGACAAAATGGGGCATATCCTGGAGCTGTACGGCGAACAGTCCTGA
- a CDS encoding riboflavin synthase, whose protein sequence is MFTGIIQGLGTVVEKRPAGGGMVFCLEADFDLTDPEEGESIAVNGACLTARDIKGRRFMVDVSPESLSRTGLGELQVGSRVNLERALRLADRLGGHLVSGHVDARARVEERRAAGDFTLFSFSLPPSLAKYVIEKGSIAINGVSLTVNSCKGNRFSVSIIPHTLKVTTLGSLGPGDMVNIEVDIIGKYVEKLLAAGDETGGEAGGINPAFLAEHGFLR, encoded by the coding sequence ATGTTTACCGGTATTATTCAGGGACTTGGCACAGTGGTGGAAAAACGGCCTGCAGGCGGGGGCATGGTTTTCTGCCTGGAGGCGGATTTTGATCTGACCGATCCCGAGGAAGGGGAGTCCATTGCTGTCAATGGGGCCTGTCTCACGGCCCGTGACATCAAGGGGCGCCGGTTCATGGTCGATGTCTCGCCCGAGAGCCTGTCGCGCACCGGGCTTGGTGAGCTGCAGGTGGGCAGCCGGGTCAACCTGGAACGGGCCCTGCGTCTGGCCGACCGGCTGGGCGGGCACCTGGTGTCCGGTCACGTTGATGCCCGGGCCCGGGTGGAAGAGCGGCGGGCAGCCGGTGATTTTACCCTGTTTTCATTTTCTTTGCCCCCAAGTCTGGCAAAATATGTTATTGAGAAAGGTTCCATCGCCATCAACGGTGTCAGCCTGACGGTGAACTCCTGCAAGGGGAACCGGTTTTCTGTATCCATTATTCCCCATACCCTCAAGGTGACAACCCTGGGCAGCCTGGGGCCGGGAGACATGGTGAATATCGAGGTGGATATCATCGGTAAGTACGTGGAGAAGCTGCTTGCCGCAGGAGATGAAACCGGTGGAGAGGCCGGGGGCATCAACCCCGCCTTTCTGGCTGAACACGGATTTTTACGATAA
- a CDS encoding tetratricopeptide repeat protein, translating into MVSEQIQPLNSLGPVDGKPAGQEEEIIKDPAKRDYKEGRDFLKNGELAQAAICFHNALKGFEEQNDELGIANASDRLGDVCLEKEEYQMAIDHYLRSYAICEKKEDSFSILALNKKLAVCYRRTGQLDKALEVLFDILDHYKMVRNPQGTVQILEVLAEVFMEKGDNSAAADAYRTAASIHANFKHKRLAKEFEERAAQVEQGQG; encoded by the coding sequence ATGGTAAGCGAACAGATTCAACCTCTGAACTCTCTTGGTCCCGTGGACGGTAAACCGGCGGGCCAGGAAGAAGAGATTATCAAGGATCCGGCCAAACGGGATTACAAGGAAGGCCGCGATTTTCTGAAAAATGGTGAACTGGCCCAGGCAGCGATCTGTTTCCACAATGCCCTTAAGGGGTTTGAGGAGCAGAATGATGAACTGGGGATAGCCAACGCCTCGGACCGGCTCGGTGATGTCTGCCTGGAAAAGGAAGAGTACCAGATGGCCATTGACCATTACCTGCGGTCCTATGCCATCTGCGAGAAAAAAGAAGACTCCTTCTCCATCCTGGCCCTGAACAAGAAGCTGGCGGTCTGCTATCGGCGCACCGGTCAGCTGGACAAGGCCCTGGAAGTGCTCTTCGACATCCTCGATCATTACAAGATGGTCCGCAACCCCCAGGGAACCGTGCAGATCCTGGAAGTCCTGGCCGAGGTGTTCATGGAAAAGGGTGATAATTCTGCCGCTGCCGATGCCTACCGGACCGCGGCCTCCATCCACGCCAACTTCAAGCATAAGCGGCTGGCAAAGGAGTTCGAGGAGCGGGCCGCTCAGGTTGAGCAGGGACAGGGCTGA
- a CDS encoding DVU0298 family protein: MSSKESGETLKPWCPFCGMDVGRPTEAAQRKMTEFPVGRCDCGAIYVCDATGHNIGAAMVECLVYACNDEWDLAWELMPEDDYLTGRVEDYDDVTHQVVPKRNLDGRAVRGVLYFVRLHKEVAEIAERFREKQEALARQEGAAAKTVTPPAPEPRRDPKRRKMRASKQQVRELAAKEEIDVLVDLCLDDGRTLRFLQRLLYDPVEASRYHTAWIMGQVAARVSAREPGQVADLLHRLFEACADSAATPWGMIEAIGSIVAARPDIFGAFTRHLLGFMGDRSTQEAVIWSLGEIAAVRPDLIRKTPFYSTFHFLGHDSPTMRGLMARLLGRIKAKEAAFQVMGLQGDQTPITIYEQGRPVETTVGEQATRAVELINSD, translated from the coding sequence ATGAGTAGCAAGGAAAGCGGGGAAACCCTCAAGCCCTGGTGCCCGTTCTGCGGCATGGATGTGGGTCGGCCCACCGAGGCGGCCCAGCGGAAGATGACCGAGTTCCCGGTCGGCCGCTGTGACTGCGGCGCCATTTACGTCTGCGATGCCACCGGCCACAACATCGGTGCCGCCATGGTGGAATGCCTGGTCTACGCCTGCAATGACGAGTGGGATCTGGCCTGGGAGCTGATGCCCGAGGACGATTATCTGACAGGCCGAGTGGAAGATTATGATGATGTGACTCACCAGGTGGTGCCCAAGCGCAACCTGGATGGTCGGGCGGTTCGCGGGGTCCTGTACTTTGTCCGGTTGCACAAGGAAGTGGCCGAGATTGCCGAGCGATTCCGGGAGAAGCAGGAGGCCCTGGCTCGGCAGGAGGGTGCGGCCGCTAAGACCGTAACGCCGCCGGCTCCGGAACCACGTCGGGATCCCAAGCGCCGGAAAATGCGGGCCAGCAAGCAGCAGGTCCGGGAACTGGCCGCCAAGGAAGAGATCGACGTGCTGGTGGATCTCTGCCTGGACGATGGCCGTACCCTGCGTTTTCTCCAGCGGTTACTCTATGATCCCGTGGAGGCCAGCCGGTATCATACCGCCTGGATCATGGGCCAGGTCGCGGCCCGGGTGTCCGCCCGGGAACCGGGCCAGGTCGCCGATCTGCTCCACCGGCTGTTCGAGGCCTGCGCCGATTCGGCCGCCACCCCTTGGGGGATGATCGAGGCCATTGGCTCCATCGTCGCCGCCCGGCCGGATATCTTTGGCGCCTTTACCCGGCACCTGCTGGGCTTCATGGGCGACCGCTCCACCCAGGAAGCGGTGATCTGGTCCCTGGGCGAGATTGCCGCCGTGCGCCCCGACCTGATCCGCAAGACACCGTTTTATTCCACCTTCCATTTCCTGGGCCACGACAGCCCGACCATGCGCGGACTCATGGCCCGCCTGCTCGGGCGTATCAAGGCAAAGGAGGCAGCCTTCCAGGTGATGGGCCTGCAGGGCGACCAGACCCCGATAACCATCTATGAGCAGGGACGGCCGGTGGAGACCACGGTGGGCGAGCAGGCAACCCGGGCGGTGGAACTGATAAACAGCGACTGA
- a CDS encoding tetratricopeptide repeat protein, whose product MSDVQKTVDLNTVIEELEKVVAEKPENVIAHHQLGLVYRQAGRVDDAIRELERAIELDEQAVESYINLGAIYFDRGEVDKALELNEKALEIAPNMAEAHANIGLIRQQQQRLSEAIESFTRATQIDPELVTAWINLTSAYTMNEEDDKAVEAARQAVTLEPDSAMARNNLAVALYFKGEYQESKQNLEKARELGYSVDPRFAKALEDKLAG is encoded by the coding sequence ATGTCTGATGTACAGAAAACAGTGGATCTCAACACTGTTATCGAAGAGTTGGAAAAGGTGGTGGCGGAAAAGCCGGAAAACGTGATCGCCCATCACCAGCTCGGCCTGGTCTACCGCCAGGCCGGCCGGGTCGATGACGCCATCCGCGAACTGGAGCGGGCCATCGAACTCGATGAGCAGGCCGTTGAGAGCTATATCAATCTCGGAGCGATCTACTTTGACCGGGGCGAGGTGGACAAAGCCCTGGAGCTCAATGAAAAGGCCCTGGAGATAGCGCCCAACATGGCCGAGGCCCATGCCAACATCGGCCTGATTCGCCAGCAGCAGCAGCGACTCTCCGAGGCCATAGAGAGCTTCACCCGGGCCACCCAGATCGACCCGGAACTGGTCACCGCCTGGATCAACCTGACCTCGGCCTACACCATGAACGAGGAAGACGACAAGGCCGTGGAGGCAGCCCGGCAGGCCGTGACCCTGGAACCCGACTCGGCCATGGCCCGCAACAATCTGGCGGTGGCGCTCTATTTCAAGGGTGAGTATCAGGAGTCGAAGCAGAATCTTGAAAAGGCGCGTGAACTGGGCTATTCGGTGGATCCCCGGTTCGCCAAGGCGCTGGAAGACAAACTGGCTGGCTGA
- a CDS encoding bifunctional riboflavin kinase/FAD synthetase, with the protein MEIYTDLSQIQKPFPRACVTIGNFDGVHIGHQILFAEVMGRAFRSKGTSVVVTFDPHPLKVLRPEGIKLISTLEQKKELIAQAGIDVLLIIPFDRQFATTTAQDFVDRILVDTIGVSELVVGYDYAFGKGRQGNIDFLREQGRLKGFPVTVVEAHYENGMLVSSTKIRELVAEGRMQDVRQLLGRCYQIRGTVQRGKQRGGPVVGFPTANLQLNEEDLCPKRGVYVTQVVYDGKMYGGVSNIGYNPTFGDSTLVAETHIFDFSKDIYGKSIKLNLLQHLRGEKKFSGPSELAAQIRQDIESAHQVLEEVRRERILSCEDG; encoded by the coding sequence ATGGAAATATATACTGATCTTTCCCAGATACAAAAGCCCTTTCCCAGGGCCTGCGTGACCATAGGTAATTTCGACGGGGTGCATATCGGGCATCAGATACTGTTCGCCGAGGTCATGGGCCGGGCTTTCCGCAGCAAGGGAACCAGCGTGGTGGTGACTTTTGATCCCCATCCCCTGAAAGTTCTGCGACCCGAGGGGATCAAACTGATCTCCACTCTGGAGCAGAAAAAGGAACTGATCGCCCAGGCCGGTATCGATGTGCTGCTCATCATTCCCTTTGACCGCCAGTTCGCCACCACCACGGCCCAGGATTTCGTGGACCGGATCCTGGTGGATACCATCGGCGTGAGCGAGTTGGTGGTCGGCTACGATTATGCTTTTGGCAAGGGGAGGCAGGGGAACATCGATTTTCTCAGGGAGCAGGGCCGGCTCAAGGGATTCCCGGTCACGGTGGTCGAGGCCCATTACGAAAACGGCATGCTGGTCTCCTCGACCAAGATTAGGGAGCTGGTTGCGGAGGGACGGATGCAGGATGTGCGTCAGCTGCTCGGCCGCTGCTACCAGATCCGAGGTACCGTCCAGCGGGGAAAACAGCGCGGCGGGCCGGTGGTCGGCTTTCCCACCGCCAATCTCCAGCTCAACGAGGAGGACCTCTGTCCGAAACGGGGCGTGTACGTGACCCAGGTGGTCTATGACGGCAAGATGTATGGCGGGGTCTCAAATATCGGATATAATCCGACCTTTGGAGACAGCACACTGGTGGCCGAAACCCATATCTTCGATTTCAGTAAAGATATCTACGGCAAGTCCATCAAGCTCAATCTGCTCCAGCATCTGCGGGGAGAGAAGAAATTCAGTGGTCCTTCGGAGCTTGCCGCCCAGATCCGCCAGGACATCGAAAGCGCCCACCAGGTTCTCGAAGAGGTGCGGCGGGAGCGTATCCTGAGCTGTGAAGATGGATAG
- a CDS encoding esterase/lipase family protein — protein sequence MSHVRSLHITSFRANSPVPGRAARWLDSSETGGRERVLLLHGLARTSRSMRRLGQRLAEAGYLVSTVGYPSRRKSVAASAVTVRRVIARYRATEKTTLHFVTHSLGSIVLRLAFAEQLPDNLGRVVMLSPPNQGSEIVDRFRDWWLFRAINGPAGAELGTGPDSLPNRLGPVRWPTGVITGNRPAMYDRWLARLIPGENDGKVAVERAPVEGMNDFLVVPASHSFIMNNREVIRQTIFFLKHGRFDHSGPSPPPGDAGT from the coding sequence ATGTCCCATGTAAGGTCGCTTCATATCACCTCTTTCCGTGCCAACAGTCCTGTGCCCGGTCGAGCCGCGAGGTGGCTGGATTCCAGCGAAACCGGGGGCCGGGAGAGGGTCCTTCTTCTCCATGGCCTGGCCCGGACCTCGCGATCCATGCGCCGACTGGGACAGCGTCTTGCCGAAGCAGGATACCTGGTGAGCACGGTCGGCTATCCCTCGCGCAGAAAAAGTGTTGCCGCATCCGCCGTCACCGTCCGGCGGGTCATTGCCCGCTACCGGGCCACGGAGAAGACAACCCTTCACTTCGTCACCCATTCCCTGGGCAGTATTGTCCTGCGCCTTGCCTTTGCAGAGCAGCTGCCGGACAATCTTGGCCGGGTGGTCATGCTCAGCCCACCCAACCAGGGCAGCGAGATCGTCGACCGTTTCCGTGACTGGTGGCTCTTCAGGGCCATTAACGGACCGGCCGGGGCTGAACTGGGTACCGGGCCGGACAGCCTGCCAAACAGACTGGGGCCGGTCCGCTGGCCAACCGGGGTTATTACCGGCAACCGACCTGCCATGTACGATCGATGGCTCGCCCGGCTGATCCCGGGCGAAAATGACGGCAAGGTGGCGGTCGAACGGGCCCCGGTGGAGGGGATGAACGACTTCCTGGTTGTCCCGGCCAGCCATTCCTTTATCATGAACAACAGGGAAGTGATCCGCCAGACGATCTTTTTTCTCAAGCATGGCCGGTTCGACCATTCCGGCCCTTCTCCGCCTCCGGGCGATGCAGGAACATGA
- a CDS encoding rhomboid family intramembrane serine protease, which translates to MNQNHSPLPDKTGEEQDTYENELVPVCTGPPEYLLDCSLVLSATSIAHQVDLQDRTILVSPADEAWARHHLRQWLEENRDWPPPPNNLQQQPRTTDNPPTLLTIGALAIFHWITGPWQAGSTWFRAGAIDSQAILEGSQWWRLVTAMTLHADPNHLLGNCLIGGFMVHLLCRTIGYGSAWALIILTGTVANYFNIVLRSTPHYSVGFSTAVFATIGIFSGLQLMTGRWGWVRGLIVPLGAGASLLAFLGTEGKQTDLGAHLFGFACGLAAGILVQRALPFLPGWSNRSSTQLIIYLASIGLVLICWTLALHSSGGPP; encoded by the coding sequence ATGAACCAGAATCACTCCCCCCTGCCGGATAAAACCGGTGAAGAACAAGATACGTACGAGAACGAGCTGGTACCGGTCTGCACCGGTCCCCCTGAGTACCTTCTGGACTGCTCCCTGGTCCTCAGCGCCACCTCCATAGCTCACCAGGTCGATCTCCAGGACCGGACCATACTGGTCTCGCCTGCGGACGAAGCCTGGGCCAGGCACCATCTCCGGCAATGGCTCGAAGAAAACAGGGACTGGCCCCCGCCTCCCAATAACCTGCAGCAACAGCCCCGGACAACCGACAACCCGCCTACCCTGCTGACCATCGGAGCGCTGGCCATTTTCCACTGGATAACCGGTCCCTGGCAGGCCGGGTCCACATGGTTCAGGGCCGGCGCCATCGACAGCCAGGCCATCCTGGAGGGCAGCCAGTGGTGGCGCCTGGTTACGGCCATGACCCTGCATGCCGACCCCAACCACCTGCTGGGTAACTGCCTCATCGGCGGTTTCATGGTCCACCTGCTCTGCCGGACCATCGGTTACGGTTCGGCCTGGGCTCTCATTATCCTCACGGGAACCGTGGCCAATTACTTCAATATCGTCCTGCGTTCCACCCCGCATTATTCGGTTGGTTTTTCCACCGCCGTGTTCGCTACCATCGGCATCTTCAGTGGCCTGCAGCTCATGACCGGCCGCTGGGGCTGGGTCCGGGGCCTGATCGTACCCCTGGGGGCCGGGGCGAGCCTGCTTGCCTTCCTGGGCACCGAGGGAAAACAGACCGACCTGGGAGCCCACCTGTTCGGATTCGCCTGCGGCCTGGCCGCAGGCATCCTGGTCCAACGCGCGCTGCCGTTTCTGCCCGGCTGGAGCAACCGCTCGTCCACCCAGCTCATCATCTACCTGGCCTCCATCGGCCTGGTCCTTATCTGCTGGACCCTGGCCCTGCACTCGAGCGGCGGACCGCCCTGA
- the hflK gene encoding FtsH protease activity modulator HflK, with protein MNGQQPPWGQKKGPSSPEDILAALIQKIRDNFSGSKQPPGNQPDSGSSPSGKEPNFFAGLSKVAMLIGAIMLVQVVYSSFFTINPGEVGVILRFGQYNRSTNPGLHFKLPYMEELIKVDVESVRKEEFGFRTRSPGKTSIFNKRGFDMESLMLTGDKNVIDVAWIVQYKVADPVQFLFKVRNVPQAVRDASEMVTRRIVGNMDFDYVLSNREILAADAKRELQGELDNLECGVIIVTLQLLDINPPDPVKPAFNEVNEADQDMKRLVNEAEETYNRVIPKARGSAKQIVEEAHGYAVQRINEAKGETERFKAIVKEYLQAKEVTRRRMYLEAMRDILPGVDHVYVMDKKQQNLLPFLNLSGSGMKEATGK; from the coding sequence ATGAATGGACAACAACCTCCCTGGGGCCAGAAGAAGGGACCTTCCTCGCCGGAAGACATCCTCGCAGCCCTGATCCAGAAAATCCGTGACAACTTCAGCGGGTCGAAACAGCCGCCCGGCAACCAACCGGACAGCGGTTCCTCTCCTTCGGGCAAGGAACCCAACTTCTTTGCCGGACTCAGCAAGGTCGCCATGCTCATCGGTGCCATCATGCTGGTCCAGGTCGTCTACTCATCGTTTTTCACCATCAACCCCGGCGAGGTGGGCGTGATCCTGCGCTTTGGCCAGTACAACCGCTCAACCAACCCGGGCCTGCACTTCAAACTTCCCTACATGGAAGAGCTGATCAAGGTCGACGTGGAGTCGGTCCGCAAGGAGGAGTTCGGATTCCGGACCAGGAGCCCGGGCAAGACCTCCATCTTCAACAAACGCGGTTTTGACATGGAGTCGCTCATGCTCACCGGTGACAAGAACGTCATCGACGTGGCCTGGATCGTCCAGTACAAGGTCGCTGACCCGGTCCAATTCCTGTTCAAGGTGCGCAACGTCCCCCAGGCGGTCCGCGACGCCTCGGAGATGGTCACCCGGCGAATCGTCGGCAACATGGACTTCGACTATGTCCTCTCCAACCGTGAAATCCTGGCCGCCGATGCCAAGCGTGAGCTGCAGGGCGAACTGGACAACCTGGAATGCGGGGTCATCATCGTCACCCTGCAGCTCCTGGACATCAACCCGCCCGATCCGGTCAAGCCCGCCTTCAACGAGGTCAACGAGGCCGACCAGGACATGAAACGGCTGGTGAACGAGGCCGAGGAGACCTACAACCGGGTGATTCCCAAGGCCCGGGGCAGTGCCAAGCAGATCGTTGAAGAGGCTCACGGCTACGCGGTCCAGCGGATCAACGAGGCCAAGGGTGAAACCGAGCGTTTCAAGGCCATTGTCAAGGAATACCTGCAGGCCAAGGAAGTCACCCGACGCCGGATGTATCTCGAGGCCATGCGCGACATCCTGCCCGGCGTCGACCATGTCTACGTGATGGACAAGAAGCAGCAGAACCTGCTGCCGTTTCTGAACCTGTCCGGATCCGGCATGAAAGAGGCCACCGGTAAATAA
- the hflC gene encoding protease modulator HflC yields the protein MKQLVKVFVLILIGVLIATVWDGFYILKEGQQAVLTQFGRPVGQPITEAGLKLKTPFIQHVQYFEKKILIWDGDPNQIPTNDKTFIYLDNTARWRISNALRFLQAVGTENRAQSLLDDIINGTVRDLVNKNNLIEIIRSSDWSPDYMVSSVRAGDAVVQPPKYGRDKISEMVLAAASKVTPQYGIELIDVMFKRVNYIESVRKKVYDRMISERKRIAAEKRSLGEGRKAEILGRVDRELKEITSSAQREATAIRGKADAEATRIYGETFSKYPEFYAFQQTLESYRDIITSNTSLILSSDSDLFHYLETIEPDKK from the coding sequence ATGAAACAGCTCGTAAAAGTCTTTGTACTCATCCTCATCGGTGTTCTCATCGCCACAGTCTGGGATGGTTTCTACATCCTCAAGGAGGGCCAACAGGCCGTCCTGACCCAGTTTGGCCGGCCCGTGGGACAACCGATCACCGAAGCGGGGCTGAAGCTTAAAACCCCGTTTATTCAACATGTTCAGTATTTTGAGAAGAAAATCCTGATCTGGGATGGCGACCCGAACCAGATTCCCACCAACGATAAAACCTTTATCTACCTCGACAACACCGCCCGCTGGCGGATATCCAATGCCCTGCGCTTTCTCCAGGCGGTGGGTACTGAAAACCGGGCCCAGAGCCTGCTCGATGACATCATCAACGGTACGGTACGCGACCTGGTGAACAAGAACAACCTGATCGAGATCATCCGCAGCTCGGACTGGTCCCCGGATTACATGGTGTCCAGCGTCCGGGCCGGAGACGCCGTGGTTCAGCCGCCCAAGTACGGCCGGGACAAGATCAGCGAGATGGTTCTGGCCGCAGCCTCCAAGGTCACCCCGCAGTACGGGATCGAGCTGATCGATGTCATGTTCAAGCGGGTCAACTATATCGAATCGGTACGAAAGAAAGTGTATGACCGAATGATTTCGGAACGGAAAAGGATAGCGGCAGAGAAGCGCTCCCTGGGAGAGGGACGCAAGGCGGAGATCCTGGGCCGGGTGGATCGGGAACTCAAGGAGATCACCTCGTCAGCCCAGCGTGAAGCGACGGCCATCCGGGGCAAGGCGGACGCCGAGGCCACCCGTATTTACGGCGAGACATTTTCTAAATATCCGGAGTTCTATGCCTTTCAGCAGACGCTGGAAAGCTACCGAGACATTATCACCAGCAATACCTCTCTGATATTGTCGTCTGACTCGGATCTGTTCCATTATCTGGAAACCATTGAGCCGGACAAAAAATAA